AAGCAGGCAAAGGTAACCACAATAACCAAAAATCCAATCTATGgacgaaaccgaaaccaaaacaatAGAACCGAAGTTGCAGGCTGCTGGTTGCCGCTTGCTggttgccgcttgccgcttgctgcttgctgcttgccaCTGCAACAACAGTAGTCCCCAGCTGCGGCCCAGCCCCAATCTACGTCGAAACGTAGCTTCCCCTCCTTAGTGGCTTGGCTATAATTTAATGCTGCTTGCCAGACTCCGTGGCTAGTCATCTTCGAAATGTGAATAGGTTGTAAACGGGGTCAGGAGGGGATAGGGAGGCGTCTCCGATTAATCTATTGTGGGCTGGGGCAGTGCGGGCGCCGATAGCCTGACATTTGTCGGCAAACGTGAAAGGGCACAAACTCTTCCAAGTGGAGAAAAATTCGTCGTTGTCTGTCAACGTGCCTCCTCCTGTTGCCCCTGTCCTCTGTACCTCCCGCCCACGCCACCACACCCCCCTGTTCAGGCCCCCGCCGCCACCACAGCTGGCGTCTCACATCGATGGAACGCAGTCTGCATGAAGTTGAGTCAAAGACTGTGCCTGAGACTGTGCCTGGGACCATGCCTCAGACTGTGCCTCAGCTCTGGTTGCCACTTCGATGGCACTCGGCGTGCCAAAATGTTAAATGGGACAATACAAAGGAACGACTGGCCAGGGAGCTGCAACGGACGGGGCAGGGGtatggggtggggtggggatcTGCAGAGCCGGTCACTTGCCtctttccacttccacttgccacttgccacaccGGCAACATTCGCTTTGGAGCCAGGCAGAGCCAAATGTCAAGTCAAAATATTGCCAAAGAAACCTCAGCCAAAAGGCTGCATGCCGCTCGGTGGCAAGCCACTTTTCGAGACAGAATGGGTTATGAGGCACACGACCTGCCCCCACTGAGAGTGGTAGGGGTAGAAGAACAGAAGAGCAGGGTACTCGATGAAAGATGAGAGGCCTAAGGGCAGCAGAAGGTAAAAGGAAAATCATTCCGATATTCAGAGCCGAAAGTactaattatatttaattatcgTTAACGGTCATAATAAATAGATCAAATCGATCGATTTAATGCCTATTAAAAGGGATTATTACACAACCGAACAGCCATCAatgtccatccgtccatctCTCTGTATTGTTCGTTCTtctttgtatttgtatctcaTGCGATTAATACACTCGTCTACTCCACTCTTTATTCGGCGATAGTATTATCGATTATACGGATACTTTGTCCCATCCCTAGTGCTTATCCCCGCGTCGGCCCTCTGTCTTAGGCGGATCGTGTGGCCTGGCAAATTGTTTGCCACTTTGTTGCAAATGTTTTTCGCTGTTTTGCGCAATTCGTGTGGCACGGAAATGTACCCTTTTTTTGGTCTTTTCTTTTGGCGCTCAAGAGGTTTTCTTCTCTTATTTTTTGCGGATTTTTGTTGGAGTTTTTGAGGAATACCACTTCTCTTTTGTGCGGCTCAAGGTTCGCAGCTGCATGAAGCTGGGaacaatttcatttgaatCGATCTGATCAATGCCAGCCAGCAACCGAGCCGATCAAGATGAtcaagacagacagacagacagacagacagctgaACTTTGCAAGTCATAAGGTTTTTGCAACCACCGATCATAATTCAAAGGAAACCCCCGATCCAATGATGATCTGTCAAATGATGCAAAGATCAATCGGCCGGACATTCTGGGTCCCGCGATTGACATGTACCCCATGTGCAGCCGCCCCACACAGTTTACCTTTGCCTCCGCCGAGTGGAGAACACAGATTGGGGATTTGAGATTTGATATCTGAGATCTGAGATCAGTGATCATTGATCGCAGATCGCATAATAAATGTCCTAAGATTGTCACAGCTGGCTGTCAAATGCCAACGAAATGTCAGTGGCAGCAGCTCGGCCAAATGGcattgccagcggagaattcGATTCCAATTCTCGCTGGTCGATTGTCGATCGTCGATCGTCGATCGCCGATCGTAGATAGCGGATCATTGATCGATGCCCAGTGTAAGCCAAATTGACAATTTCGTTGGGCTTACACGATTGCGCGCCGCACACTAACCTTGACTttcaaaccaaaccaaatgtCAGCGAACCGAACCGCGCTGGACacatattgtacatattgtaggtacatatatagagGTGGACAGACAGTTGAATGACTCGGGCATGCCATACTGGTACGGTCgtaataaaaacagaaacaaaagtcaataaataaatagacaAGACAAAAGAAGCCAGAAAAACATTTGCAGTCAATCAATCGGACATGCCGTACAAATTGTACATTTAAACGGATCACAGCCCAACGACGGATCCCACGATGGCCTGGGGAGGGGCTCTGCTCCGTTCAATTAGAGCCCCCCGCCATCGATGATCTCAAGGTAAGCATTATCGCCATCGATATCGATACTGAGAGCCAAAATTCGAGATTCGAGTAGTCCCCGCCGAATCACAGCCGaatcgaaaacaaacaaagcccGAATCGGCCAAACAAATTACCAACAATTGCCATTAAACTGAGTTTCCATTACCGTTTAATTGCGTTctggtacgagtacgagtacctCCCCGGTACTTGGATTTTCACCCACAAGACAAGCCCCACAATGTTCCCCCATTGATCGCCGAGTCGAGtgtgattgattgatggacGATGGGACAGTGGACACCGCACACCAGACTCCGAACTGAGACCCACTCGAAGAACGCGATAATCAATCCGACCAAGCACTATTGTCCATTTTCCATTCTGAGAGCGAGCCAGAGGGTGAGGGTTGGCGCACCCACAATTCAGTGGGGTTCTTGGACCCGCTTTCGAGATCGATTTCGGGCGATAAGATTAGAGGGCGGCCAAAGCGAACGAACGGTTGCCTGTGAGCCAATTGAACCGAATTGAACCAAAACTGAACGCCCACAGCAGCCAGCTTAAGCTCTCGCCAAGAAGCCAGAGCTCTCAGCATGGCTTGGAAGAGGCAGatagtggatgtggatgtggaagtGCAGGCCACACATTCCTCAACTTTGATCAACTTTGTGGCACAGTGGTCTTGGGTGCTACGAAAATGGGGGGATGAAACCTTTAATTAATAACAGTCCTTAGGGTCGTGCTTCGATGACAACTCTTCCCTTCACTCTGTATTCCTTAAAGCACCAGAAGATCTTCCATTTTCAAATCACTTCTTCTTTGTTCACTTTCCAGCTTTACCCTACCATATGGATTGTTTTCTGCACTTCCTGAACAGATCGACTGTTTCCTCCACACTCCATACGCTTCCCCGAgccgctgtccgctgtccgctgtccactgtccactgtccTGAGGCATGTGTTGGTGGCTGATTGGTTTCAATTTTTCCCCATTTAAGCAGTACAGTACGCAGACAGAGGCAGCTCAAGTACGAGTACTTGCATTGTACACACAAATAAGGAAGCAATTTGCTACTCTCTGGCCCGACTTCAAGTGAGGAAACGAAGCAAGGCGAAGCGGGCCCCAATCGCCTGTACGAAATCGGAGCCAACAAACTATTCGCAGACAAATTATGCGCAACGCCAACGCAGCGAACAGAATGAGACCCAGACCCCTGGTTCATtggagaggaagagagggagagggaaaagCCCCCAATTCTGtggaaaatttgaatttgtaaaATTGAATGCGTTGGGCAATCGACTCGTGGACTCGTGGCAGCCAAGAATTTCAGGCCCAATCATTTATTATGCATACCAAAAGACACCTTCGCCTTCGCTGACTGGCCAACTGATGGACAGATGACAGATTTACTGGACAATGTTGCAGCCAAATGTGGCAGCTGCGAGGGCTTCCGTGGTTCGCTCTGGAGCTCCAGCCGGAGCGTGAACTCAAAAGTGAAGACGGGGGGAGCATCTGTCGCCatcttctcgctctctcacatGTCAAGGACAAGTCCAGCAACTGCAGAATTCCtgcataaatttgcataaaaacaaaaatgcctGGTCAAACGAAAGACAATTGCAAATCATTGCAGATCGAGATTGAGTCTGTCGCTAGGCCGTTAGGAGAGTGTGAGCTCAAGAGGTGCGGCTCGGAGACTCAGACCTAGAGACTGCGACTTCGATGGCGACTCGAACTCGAACACAGGCTCTTGGGTCACTCGGTCAAAGCATTTAGTACACTGGCCAAACAAAACCCATGTTCTCTGAATTTATGACGTACGATTTTTTGGCAAGGTAGTTTCGACAGGTTAAAGAAACAATTTTTAGTTAGATGGTTAAAGATATTATTTATTCTACCCATATTTTTCGTGACAGCGTttttaaaactaaattaatttGAAGTCATGAAACTCCTTAAGCAATGTTCTCTCGAGAAATCTCACAAGTCCTGAAGTCCCGCCTGGATCTGAAAAATCGAAATATATCCAAGAAAGTCTTCCGAAAACTGTAGACACTGTTCGACCGACAGGACTCATGCAGGCGATCATGGAATTTTCTTCGAGTGCATGAAACCACCACCACAATGTCACAATGGTAGCAGAAACCACAGAGCTAGCcgcatgttgcatgccacagagcTGCTCTTCATATTTCAACGCTGCAACTCTGCAACTCTGCAACGCTGTGGCCTGTCTGTCgccatcgtcgttgtcgtcgtcgtgtTTGGGCAGCCGCTTATCGCGATTTGTAACAAAATGCTGCTGAAtaattttcgtattttttgtgtAATATTTTTACGTACATATTTTgtaggttttatttttttttcgaatgtgtgtttgcttgtttgcGGCTGTGTTTGCTTTGTCTGGATTTCAATGTCTTTTCGGGTCGCTTTGcgtaaatatttgccattttattattttctattGACGTGGGActagccccagccccagccgaaGCCCTAGCcgaagccccagccccggccccaaaaatgtttaattagcCCATTGCGACAGTGGCTGAGCTGAGATCATCTGGCCGGGCCGTGTCTCACGTCTCACGTCTCGTTTGGAAACAAAGCCTAATGAGCTTCCGTTTTGCCGAGGCTGTTTATCTTCAGCCGGCCATCAGTTCAATGCGAAAGAAGCGAGTTGCGAGTGGAAAAGAAACACCAAAGAAAGATACACACGAAGaagctcctgctgcagctctaagCCAAGTCCAAACTTGTCGCCAATAACTGCTTACAAGAGCTGAACCAGTTCTCCAGATCAGAATTCTGAAACAGAATCCAATGCTGATTGCCTCTAGTTACTCCATAATCAAGTTATTCGTTATTCGTGCTCATGTCAGCGATATCTCTCTATCTAAATCAAGTGGCAAACATTTGACATTGTCTGACTCGGCATCAGATGCACATTCGGATTCGAATTGGGATTCGGATTCAGACTCGGACTCCGATTCAGATTCCATTTGCTGCATTTgatgcagagcagagcagaacagaattTGCATTTAGTGTCTGCCTTGGGTGACGGCTTTATGGCCATTGCTGTGGTGCGGCAAATGATTGCAATTAACCAGCGTTTCagaagctgcaacagcagcaccatcaccagcaccagcaccagccgaAGCCCCAAAGGCATCCTACGCACAGTGGGCTTTGAATGAGAAGAGGTGCCTGCCTCTGTCTGCGtctgcatctgtgtatctatctgtgtctgtgcctgtttGTGGGTCCGAACGGACTACGAGTATAAGTATCTATCTCAAACAAGTTATTCTCAATTACAGCCTAACGGCCTAACGGCCTAACAGTCAGTGCGAGTTTGCCAGCTCGAGTGCAGCTCGAGTACCGAACCGTCCCTCGTCTGGGCCATCGGAGGTCTTCTGTGATCTGTGATCTGTcttctgcctgctgccatTTGTCCCATGGTGCAGTGattgttgttttaattaacGAGCTCAGCGCCGCTTGACTTGCCTCAAGAAATCAATTGCTCCTAAGCCCCGTCTACCGGACGGACGGGGCCTGATATGCTTGAGCGTTTCGGTGCGGATTTCATTGGGTATCTGTCTGCTGGGCTCTGCTTGGAAGACATTCGAGACATTGAACATTGTTGCTCCAAATGCTATTTGTTTATTAGCTCCGACTGCGATTGCTTGCTTTTggataattatttattaaggTTTTACATGgcagtccctgtccctgtcccagaAAAGTGCACAACATTCAACACACagagcgacagacagacagaccgacagacagacagacagctgcAAGGTTGCTCTTGCAAGCGAAAGAAACCCACAGcggagccaaagccaaagccgaagcagatacagatacagatattgTACATTAGATGCAGAAGatgatgcagatacagatacaaagctCGTCTGTGGCAGCTAATGGATTGAGATGTTCAACGATGTTCGTCGCTCGTCCCTGAACTCTTCTGCTGAACTCTTTTCATCCCAGATTGCACTGCCAACTCATTCCGTCTTGAAAACTCTGTAAAAGTACAATACTTATTAAGTCACTCGGAAACTGTTTgtaaaattgaattgaaatatCTTCGTACCACCATGTACCAGCTCCACTGCTCAAGGCTCGTAGGGGCTCCTCTTCTGGGCTAAGCTCCCAAAAAATCCGCGCAGATGCAGCCGCGAGGAGCTCCGCGACCTGGCCGAGGGTGACCGAGCAGCGTAGGGCTCTGAAGAACCACCTTCCATATGAGGATTGATTTGGGGGAGATGTCCAAACTGAAGGAGCAAATTATAAGGCAGATAGAGAAGGATCAGGAGCacgagcaacagcagcagcagtcaccaGTTCTTCGATAACATGCTTCAAGAGATAACTCTCAGGGACAAAGAGTATTTTGCGAACATCGGCTAAGTGTTTGACTTTATAAAGAAGCACCTAAACCACCATGGGATTCTTGAAGTTAACGGCCCCTGATCTTCCACGTATTTTCCTACCACATTAAGCCACCAAAGTTTTTCCGTAAGCTTCCCCGTATCCACCGCGGTAGGCACGGCATAATGCCATTCTACATGCTCCTCCCTATGGAGCAACTGCAGAAGAAATTCGATGGGGAGCAGTACAACTGGCAAAAAGATTACGCTGACTCAGAAAGGTATGTCCAATAACAACAATTTGGtcaatttatgtgtattttgCAGTGACTCAAGACTGCCTTCTGCGACCGTCGAAGATaagataacgaaaatgtgcgttTGAGCATGTCGCAATTGGGTGACTCTCAGTCACAAGATGCACCTGGATCCATAGAGCCCTCTAGGTATCCACTATCCACACTGGATCAACACAATTATCCACTTGGCTCCACACTCTGTTCCACAATCTGTAGTCCGCAGTCTCCGAACAAAAGTACAGATTCAAAAGCGCTTTCACGCTCCAGCGCCTGTTCAGCCAGCGGGTAAAACGAAAACCATTGGCCATTGTCCGGGTAATTTGTTTGCGCTTTGTTCTCTTACCCAATCCCCAATCTGCAATCGATGTCTTTGGACTGCTTGACCGACCAAGTGGATACGGAGCCCGGATACACAagacccatacccatacaatTAACATTCCGAATTCAATATCATTCTTGAATCTTCTGCAACTATGCCAAACACTGAAGAATAAAGAAGATTACAGCTTAAAATGTTCTATAAATTGTTCTAATGTTCAAAGTATATTTCTTGTCAATTTAGGCAATTTCCATTATTTATTTGTCGGCATTCAACATCGTTCGATTAATTTCTCGGTTTTTTAGGGGTATTCTTCTTCATGTTCTTCTGGCTTCTTCCGGTTGGTTCAGTTTTAGGTCAGGATCGGTTTCGTCGAGAAGGGGTGGGTTGGGGTCCCTATGCGAACCGCATGCACTTGGCCTTCTGGGTGTAGGTGACGGCCCCATACTCCTCCACGATCTGGTCGATGGCGATCTTGTTCAGGTTCTCCAGGTAGAGGCGCGTCTTGCGCGACTGGATGATGTAGCTGATGACGTCGTGCATGTTGTCGAAATAGAGGAAGCCGGCGGTGCCGCAGCTCAGGTCCAAGTAGCGGAATCGGTTCACGTCGCAGGTGCATCCGTCAAAGAGGAAGTATATGAagtcgctgttgttgtggtaGCGGAAGACCACGTAGTTGCCCCAGGGCGCCATCACGAAGACGCGTTCCGCACACCGGAAGCCGGCGCGCAACAGCTTGCAGATGCTGTCGTAGCACCCGTTCTCGGACCCCACCACCGCCATCGTCTCGGGGATGCGCAGGAGGGCCGGGTAGTGGTTGGGCTGGGCCCGCGCCACGTCATGGGGGCCGCTGGTCTCCGGGCATGGATCCAGCGGGGCCATGGCCTTGGGTATCTCGGGACATGGTGGACAGGGCTCCGCCGCGACCGGTGCAACCGCTATGGACTTCTTTCCcttctttccctttttcccCTTCTTTCCTTTGCCCTTCTTTCCCATGGCGAAAAGCTAACGAATGCTTCTTTTCTCTTCGAAGACGACGACTTCTTAGCTATGCCCTCCGAGGTACTTCCTCTAGATAAAGTCTGCAATAAGGTCTTCCCTCTTCGTCCGATTACTGGCTATTGAAGTACAGTGAGCCCCAGGCTTGCATATTGCTAAGGAAAGAAACAAAAGGATAAAGGATATACAACAATTAGAACAATAGTTTTGACAACCCTTGCAATATTGCTCaaactaattgaaatttagatttaaataaattatgacATGCTTTAGGGACATGAGAATATCCTTAGCACTCCTTGGGCGTCGCCCATCACTACACTGTACGCTCAAAAGACAACAGATGGCACTCACCGGCAACTGAAACTCCGAAACGAACGTGAAAGGTGAGAGGTGAAAGGCACTCGATGGAAAGCACTAGAACTAGATAGCACCACTTGACGACCGCAAGCGCACCGCGATACGATGGTAAAAAAGATTTCGAATACGCAAATGCGAACCGATGTAGCCGAAAGAAAAAATTTTTGTtcggaaaatatattttacttATAATTTTGACAAGATCTAAATTTTGTTTTCCGAAAAATAATTTTTCTCCgagtttttttgtgtgtcgtgtgtgtcGTCCGGACACGATTCTAGttatggaaaaatattttgtgGTTTGTCGAACGGACACTGACGCCTCGACGAAATGTCTGGTCTCGGCCAACTTGATCCGGAAATTTGTTCCCAGATTTGTGGGGATTTTGGACAGCTCTGAAAGTCTCAGAATGAAGTGCCATTCCATCGAGTGGGTGTTTCCTCCTTCCATTATGACATTTATTGCCATTCACAGCAGCGTTGCAGTGTTAGGCAGTGCATTCTGCCATCCTATTCCACTCAAAGGCAGTGTTGCAAAGCTGTCAGCTTGCAAATCTTTAACAAGAATTCAATCAGATGGTCTCCCGGGGTGATTGACCATCCAGATGctgcagaaagagagagtggaCATATGTAAATTAGGCAATGCCCAAGGGGGGGGCCGCAGCCACTCAGATTAATTAAGTTGTGTGCATGCCAAGGAGTCGCCTCTCGAAACGATGATGAAGCGACCCAGCTCTGGCCTCAAGCCCACACATTCTTGGTCAATCGATGGAGACGTGCGATTGCAAAAGGATCCTCAGGTTCGGCCCCAGCTGTGGCTCGGCTGTGGTTTCGGCTAACAAAAGTGAATGGCTGTCAAAGCAATTAAAAGTCTGTGCACTCGACATCCAAAGGGTGccaagaggcagcggcagaggcagcgacagcgacagggcAGGGGAAAGGCCaaataaatcacaaaaatatggaaataatTAAGAGTCAGCCGGAGAGGCCAAGAACCTGTTGCCCGAATACCATTCGGAACATGGACCCCGCACCACCGACCAGCGACCACGTACCATGGACAATGAGCAGCGACTTGTTTGCATATTCAATGGATAGATTGAAATTACCACCCGCACAGTGGGGCGAACGGAGCAAAGATGAAACTACAGATATGTATATCCGATAGGATGAATCTCTCTAACAATTTTCACCGTGCATCTCACATCTTCCCCGGCTGGCAACCTTGTTCTCCTCCCTTTCTATGTACTTTCGGCTTCACTCTGCCGTGTCCTGTGTCCACTGTGCTTGCCAATTGGCTGCAGTCGCATGCAAATCTATTAGCTCCCCCCAAGATCGCTGACTAAGCCGCAAATGACGCTCGACAGTTCGGGCCAGGTTTGTGGTCTGGTCTGTGCCTTGTCTAGACTGCAGTGTGGCTACTTCCATGGCACTtactgtggctgctgttgcttcgaGTATagtatttgttgtttctggtaTCTGGTGTTTGGTCATTTTTTGTAGTTTCTTTTTCTGTATGCCCAATTTGCGTCATTAATTTGTTTGGCGCTCTAATCAAACGGTGCCGGCGAATGGCGATGGATGCTGAGATATGCACATTCGAGGgatgtgcagatacaaagatacaaatatgaatataaatataaatgctAATGCATAAATACGAAGATAAATGCGTGGATATGGATGCAGATACCAAGTGAATAATGTTGAAACCCCGAGATATTCAGAAAATCCATAAAGAAGATCCATGTTATTTAGTGAATTGATACTATTTTCGGGAATAATATGGAATAGCTTAGATGCTTTTCCTTCAAAAGATGATTCCTCCATACGTATTTGAAAGGTATTGAATCCTCATTCTTCAAGATTCTtagatttatgtatttataaagCTTTTATATTTGCGACTTAGTTCATTGTCCACTAAAATGCCCCTAAAAAGGAGGTTGGGAAATTCCCTTTGTATTGGGGATAAAATACTTTTTTTAAACGTAAATAGAATAATGGCTGGCCTTCATCCGGGAAGGATTGGAGTGGTGGAGCAAAAAGTGGAGAAAAAGGCAAAGACCATGAGCCAAATGAATATCTTATATGGCTTTCTGCTTGCCCTTCGAATGACTTCTAGACTTTTTTCAAAACGAGTCCCAGGCCAAGTAACTTTATCAGACTATGTCATTCGTGACACTGCAAAATTTCTGATACTTTCGGGGCTGTTGGGTCAGATCTTCGTTGCGGAGATGCAGCGCTACCTTTATTCCGACCACATACTAGAGGCCTTCAATGTATTCCACCGACCGATGGTCCTAGAGGAGGTGGTCGCCTACGTGGCCGAGCTAGAGGTCAAGTCGATGGAGGAGGTTCGCCTGGACGTAGACAACACCCTAACGGCGGCCTGGATGCACGGCTTCATCAAGCAGAAGGATAACTGGTACACTCTGGACTGCGGCTACTGGGACTATGAATCCACAGACGGCACTGCTGCAGCTCAAAGTAAGCATTAGCGTGTGTCCTGAATCTCCGTCGTCCACCCAGCCGGTGCCAGCATCCAAGCATCCTGCAACGGATAATCCATCTCTGATCAAGCGTCGTGGCCCTTTTTTGGTTGAATAAACAGTTCCCCAAAGCTGGTAAATGTTTGATTTTTGACATGGTGATGGCTCTGCTTCCTGTAAGTGATGGAATCACTTTTTAGATAACTTTAATCCAAGATTGATTATATGTTGAGGATCTATTGCTATAATAGTTCCGAATACTTAGGCGTGTCCTTCGAGAAATCAGCTTAAATGCGTGCCCTTCCTTATCCTAGCCACTCCTGACTCTTCTCCTCCGCTCAGCTTGCGAAAATAATTGGAAATCAGTAAATACATGGATATTTTCAAACACTCTGATACGGGTATTCGTACTTGTTCatatgggaatgggaatgggaatctcCGCTAAATATTTGACATTTGGAAGCCTTATTCGTGAAGTCGTTTAAAGTTGTTTCACTTTACTATCCTCGTGATGTGCGGCatttgtggcatgtggcatgtggccaCATGCAATCGCTGCCACAACTCCCACTTCAGCATCAGCTCCAGCACCATCTCCACCACCAACTCCAGACGGGTTCAGTGGGTCGCTGGTGGGTCTCTCTAGTGGGGCACACTTCTATTGCTTCATCTTCCAGTAGCGGGCCAGTGCTTGCTTGGCTAATGGGGCATCTCAACCTGTCGTAGCGGCTGCCGTGAGTCGGCAGTTTCGATTAGGACACCcaactatgtacatatacgtaCTCTTCTGGACGCGTATTATATAACCAACAGTTGCATTGTGCGAGCTGGTTCCCATCTCGCATCTCCCATCTGCagtttcagttgcagttgcatcaATGGCGAGATTTCTGCGTAGGAGCCGGCTGTGGCACGAGCATCTTCTACCATTTGCTGACAATTAGCTTCCAGTTCCAGCGAATAGATGGGTATCCCGATCTCCTATTGAGGCTTAAGCTTTCGCAACtgaaagatactcgtacaagaATTCAAGTTTCGTTTGCCAACAGAAAGATACAAGATGCACATCTGGGATAGGTACCACCATAAGCTTTCGGCTTGTCGGAGCTTTCTGCTTGTCAGAGCTTTCACATTGAAGCTCAGCTTGCAGCTTTCGGCTGAATAAGTTTGTGTCGGAGCTTATTGGAGGGGAAATTTCAATATAATTTCCGTGTGATTATGCGCATGAAAAGCGTTCGCGTGGACCCCACGCTCCCCCGCCAGCCCATGCCTTGTGCACCGGAGAGGAGGGGTGGGTAgatgctggctgctggttgtttggggggagggaggaacTCTCATGGATTTGGCGCGCATTCTTCGAATCAAAACACTCGTTTGTGGGGTTGAGGCACTTATTCCGTATTCCCCCGATAAACGCACCGATACTAGGCCATGGGCTAGTGCATCGAACCGACCAGCGCCTTGCGACGCCAGCGAGTCTGGGCCAAGCCAAAAATAAGACCAAGTCATTGGGTCAGGCCAAACCCATGAAGGCCAAACAGTGAACAGTGataaagagcgaaagagagtaACCAGGGGGGGCGAAACACTCTGGCGCcaacatttttattgcaaCTCTTGGAGTGGTTTGAGTGGTTTGGTGGggactgcagactgcagacTGCAGGTAACGGTAACCCACtgcaaaatcaacaaaatgcaaaacgcGTTCCGCACGCAAATCAAACAGTGTCTGTCCCTCCGTCCATACGTCCGTCCGTCCCAGGTTCGAGCTCGAGCTCGGATCTGGGTATGGGTCTGCGTCCGGGTGGGGCTCTGGGTTCTGTTGGGGCGGGCAGTCAAAAGGTTGAAGGTCCTCTCGGCCCAGCCACCCTacttcgagagagagagagagagagacctctCTTCAAGTGGCGCTTCATGAATGGCTTGGCCCGGAGCAGGCTTAATCCCAAATTGTATCTTTAAGtttgggtgctgggtgctgtcGGTTTTTACGAGTTTCCTGCTCAATGAAGTTGCACGTGcccccaccccaaccccccacccctgGTCTTCTCCCTTAATAAATCCTTGAGGTTGTGTAGTTTGgcttttcgtttgttttgtctGAGAGCCTTTTATTTAACCCTAGCCCACCCAAAACCGAGCACCAAACCGAAACACAAGCCCTACGCAAGCTAACCCAATCCAAAGCAACCCTTTCCGACCCGACCTGGCCACCTGACCTGTCTTGACCTGACCTGATCTGACCCCCAACCAATCCAAGCAGTTGCTAATGGCAAATATACatggaaatactcgtatattgaAATGCACGGGATGAGGACTGGGTCACGTCTCTGCTGCCTTCTTCTttgtcgtcgtcctcgtcctcatcgTCTTCGT
The sequence above is a segment of the Drosophila pseudoobscura strain MV-25-SWS-2005 chromosome X, UCI_Dpse_MV25, whole genome shotgun sequence genome. Coding sequences within it:
- the LOC26533778 gene encoding uncharacterized protein, which gives rise to MQRYLYSDHILEAFNVFHRPMVLEEVVAYVAELEVKSMEEVRLDVDNTLTAAWMHGFIKQKDNWYTLDCGYWDYESTDGTAAAQSKH
- the LOC4815240 gene encoding uncharacterized protein — its product is MGKKGKGKKGKKGKKGKKSIAVAPVAAEPCPPCPEIPKAMAPLDPCPETSGPHDVARAQPNHYPALLRIPETMAVVGSENGCYDSICKLLRAGFRCAERVFVMAPWGNYVVFRYHNNSDFIYFLFDGCTCDVNRFRYLDLSCGTAGFLYFDNMHDVISYIIQSRKTRLYLENLNKIAIDQIVEEYGAVTYTQKAKCMRFA